A stretch of the TM7 phylum sp. oral taxon 349 genome encodes the following:
- a CDS encoding FtsX-like permease family protein, whose amino-acid sequence MSISWLLFKKSGRQSIGRLSLTAAAVALGLFVLLALTAGTNGLMGRAQHVDWRFAVFNAKQNNQKPIPGVSPLKASLYMPGNLNKWHDKEFDVMSVYAAGDHALKLPGGIKTPAPGEYYLSEALAKIAKERPEDRIGERYGTKYLGTIPASLESSPDSLSVIRGANADEAAAKDDYGQSMFVDMYKFDTSGMRAGFGAVGLALIAVGGTVLLFPIVMFIAVATQLGSAQREQRYAAIRLIGGTRRQVTKILLFESFIATLAGVVVGSLAYLATLPLLQQYKFDDMRFMSQDMVVGWGQYALIVGLTLVLSLAANWWGMRHVQTSPLGVARKQKVAKKPRLWRVIPLLAGLGIFVWMTLPEGVKWVKSADDAMMPMLALMGGIVLVMFGLVLAGSWLTYILSRVAARFTARPSTLIAGKRISGQSKQVFRSVSGVVLALFAGSFYLTTVGGIDKLNADAVNNNGYSQLKRDAALVVIEPAAGDLTELLRSQNYVKSVEKIYRKDDSSYIPCHVLPVYTRHICPDNKEYAVVNFNNKVVKTVATVDAVDKGATLSTYMVALNSNDNIDALRTLIAENSSQTASRYVISGTYAQQPHISPVVKSFAEMAYAGIGLTMSVAVCSMIVSTIGGLLERRRSLLTLRLGGMTIGQLKQIVMIESLIPLVSVSLVAAGLGVWVSTIFLSSLSNTVRPTLTSTYYCIVGGLLAAAAVGVYLVLPMIKKITSLEENRTE is encoded by the coding sequence ATGAGTATCAGTTGGCTGTTGTTCAAAAAATCTGGCCGCCAATCAATTGGGCGCCTCAGTCTGACGGCGGCGGCAGTCGCGCTTGGTCTTTTTGTTCTATTGGCACTGACGGCAGGTACGAACGGCTTGATGGGTCGTGCGCAGCATGTCGACTGGCGTTTTGCGGTATTTAATGCTAAGCAGAATAATCAAAAACCAATTCCTGGTGTGTCGCCGTTAAAGGCGTCATTGTATATGCCTGGTAATCTCAACAAATGGCACGACAAAGAGTTTGATGTAATGTCAGTCTATGCGGCAGGAGATCATGCGCTGAAGTTGCCAGGCGGAATAAAGACGCCGGCGCCGGGCGAGTATTATTTGTCGGAAGCGTTGGCAAAAATCGCCAAAGAGCGTCCGGAGGATCGTATCGGTGAACGCTATGGTACAAAGTATTTGGGAACGATTCCGGCATCGCTTGAATCGTCGCCCGACTCGTTGTCTGTCATTCGCGGGGCGAATGCCGATGAAGCAGCCGCAAAAGATGATTATGGACAGAGCATGTTTGTTGACATGTATAAATTTGACACGAGCGGTATGAGAGCGGGGTTTGGCGCGGTAGGATTAGCGCTTATTGCAGTTGGCGGTACGGTTTTACTCTTTCCGATCGTGATGTTTATAGCGGTTGCGACGCAGCTCGGAAGTGCGCAGCGCGAGCAGCGTTACGCAGCAATTCGACTAATCGGCGGTACGCGGCGCCAAGTGACGAAGATTCTCTTGTTTGAATCATTTATCGCAACGCTCGCCGGAGTCGTTGTCGGCTCGTTGGCGTATCTAGCAACATTGCCTCTCTTGCAGCAATATAAATTTGACGATATGCGTTTTATGTCGCAGGACATGGTCGTTGGCTGGGGGCAATACGCGTTGATTGTCGGTCTGACACTCGTGCTTAGCCTGGCGGCAAACTGGTGGGGTATGCGCCACGTGCAAACGTCGCCGCTTGGTGTGGCGCGCAAGCAGAAAGTCGCGAAAAAACCGCGGTTATGGCGCGTAATTCCATTGCTCGCTGGACTCGGTATCTTTGTCTGGATGACGCTGCCGGAGGGTGTAAAATGGGTAAAAAGTGCAGATGATGCTATGATGCCAATGCTGGCGTTGATGGGCGGTATTGTACTTGTGATGTTTGGTTTGGTTCTGGCAGGATCGTGGCTAACATATATATTGTCTCGCGTTGCCGCCCGCTTCACGGCACGTCCGTCGACACTTATCGCAGGCAAGCGAATTTCCGGTCAATCAAAACAGGTGTTCCGTAGTGTGAGCGGCGTGGTTTTAGCACTCTTTGCGGGTAGTTTTTACCTCACGACGGTTGGCGGCATTGATAAGCTGAACGCTGATGCTGTTAATAACAACGGCTACTCGCAGCTCAAGCGAGATGCTGCGCTTGTGGTGATCGAGCCAGCGGCAGGCGATTTAACTGAACTATTACGCTCGCAGAACTATGTGAAGTCGGTCGAAAAGATTTACCGCAAAGATGACAGTTCATATATTCCATGCCATGTGTTGCCTGTGTATACGCGCCACATTTGTCCAGATAATAAAGAGTATGCGGTGGTGAATTTTAACAACAAGGTGGTTAAAACGGTTGCAACGGTCGATGCTGTTGATAAAGGCGCGACACTGTCAACGTATATGGTGGCATTGAATAGCAACGACAATATCGACGCGCTGCGTACGCTTATTGCAGAGAATAGTTCGCAAACCGCGAGTCGTTATGTTATCAGCGGCACGTACGCGCAGCAGCCGCATATTAGTCCGGTGGTTAAAAGTTTTGCTGAAATGGCATATGCTGGTATCGGTTTGACTATGTCAGTAGCGGTTTGCAGTATGATTGTATCGACAATTGGCGGATTGCTGGAGCGCCGGCGTTCGCTCCTGACACTGCGCCTCGGCGGTATGACGATCGGACAATTAAAGCAGATTGTGATGATTGAGTCGCTTATCCCGCTCGTAAGCGTATCGCTCGTGGCAGCTGGTTTGGGGGTATGGGTCTCAACCATATTCTTGTCGTCGCTTTCAAACACAGTTAGACCAACGCTTACGTCGACATATTACTGTATCGTTGGCGGATTGCTTGCGGCAGCAGCCGTTGGCGTTTATCTTGTGTTGCCGATGATTAAGAAGATAACATCGCTTGAGGAAAACCGGACAGAATAA
- a CDS encoding UDP-N-acetylmuramoyl-tripeptide--D-alanyl-D-alanine ligase encodes MFKKYVLKKMKRYVIDYFAYHPEIKLIVVAGSVGKTSTKRALGDLLVQRYRVRMHEGNHNSEVSVPLAILGIALPTKLKNPFSWFGVFRAARRRIRQPTDVDVIVQELGVDHPGDMAAFGEYLRPDIALVTAVTPEHMEFFGTIEAVAQEELSVLSFSKVGLINRDDIDGRFADLINNPNFSTYGTSGSAEFRFEPQRFDADVGYEGTIIASEYGSFPATIKVAGEHSLRPIMGAVAAAIMFGFAPEEVVRGLSMIKPVPGRMNILHGIGGVTVIDDTYNSSPAAAAAALQTLYSFDDAAERIVVFGDMRELGASSQMEHEKLGSMCDPNLLAWVVTVGPESERYIAPAARRRGCQVHIARNAIEAGEFVRSVTQGNAIVLVKGSQDTIYLEECVKVLCNMTEDVKLVRQDAQWMAKKEAFFQQFK; translated from the coding sequence ATGTTCAAAAAATATGTCCTGAAGAAAATGAAGCGATACGTCATTGACTATTTTGCGTATCACCCCGAAATTAAACTCATTGTTGTTGCCGGCAGTGTTGGCAAGACAAGCACGAAGCGTGCGCTTGGCGATCTGCTCGTACAGCGTTACCGCGTACGCATGCACGAAGGCAATCATAACTCTGAAGTGTCGGTACCGCTCGCGATTCTCGGTATTGCTTTGCCAACGAAGTTGAAAAATCCATTTTCGTGGTTCGGCGTATTCCGTGCGGCGCGGCGGCGGATTCGGCAGCCAACTGATGTTGATGTTATCGTCCAAGAACTTGGCGTTGATCATCCTGGCGATATGGCAGCGTTTGGCGAATATTTGCGTCCGGATATTGCGCTTGTGACTGCGGTGACGCCAGAGCATATGGAGTTCTTTGGCACGATTGAGGCAGTGGCGCAAGAAGAATTGTCGGTGTTGTCGTTTTCAAAAGTCGGACTCATCAACCGCGATGATATCGACGGGCGGTTTGCGGATCTTATCAATAATCCAAATTTCAGTACGTACGGTACGTCTGGCAGCGCTGAGTTTCGGTTTGAGCCGCAGCGATTTGATGCTGATGTCGGTTATGAGGGTACGATTATTGCGTCGGAGTACGGTTCATTTCCGGCGACAATCAAAGTTGCGGGCGAGCACAGCCTGCGTCCGATTATGGGCGCGGTTGCTGCTGCAATTATGTTTGGGTTTGCGCCCGAAGAAGTCGTGCGCGGCTTGAGCATGATCAAGCCTGTGCCGGGGCGCATGAATATTCTGCACGGGATCGGCGGTGTTACGGTGATTGATGATACATATAATTCAAGTCCAGCCGCTGCCGCCGCAGCGCTCCAAACACTCTATTCGTTTGACGATGCTGCTGAACGTATTGTTGTGTTCGGCGATATGCGCGAACTTGGCGCAAGTAGCCAAATGGAGCACGAAAAGCTTGGTTCAATGTGCGATCCGAATTTACTTGCCTGGGTAGTTACTGTTGGTCCGGAGTCTGAACGTTATATTGCTCCCGCGGCGCGGCGGCGCGGTTGCCAAGTTCACATTGCGCGGAATGCGATTGAAGCAGGCGAGTTCGTGCGTTCGGTGACGCAGGGAAATGCGATTGTGCTCGTGAAGGGGTCTCAGGACACGATTTATCTGGAAGAATGCGTAAAAGTATTGTGTAATATGACAGAAGATGTTAAACTTGTCCGCCAAGATGCGCAGTGGATGGCAAAAAAAGAAGCGTTTTTCCAGCAATTTAAGTAA
- a CDS encoding tetratricopeptide repeat protein, giving the protein MKNRPFDLAKLDFEKIRKRRRRKLLRWSAPACTIIMVIALYLTYISALKSIAYRSYATSSYEAAVSFLDHSVFVDVLEKYKVYFNQGNAYFKRKEYNQAENYFRKSLEIVPKVQECSVRINLALSIETQSDREVDLKHYDIATEKYDDIKAVLYDGQESCNVQLNRLLYSDKQAKHEDYSKNQRDFYAIYQRIQEKSNDVKRKKNGDETDSHKSNSSEATKKELENMQRKIDELEEKTKKAQKYKSDREEMDRFWHDKTDTQRPSKRW; this is encoded by the coding sequence ATGAAGAATCGGCCATTTGATCTGGCAAAGTTAGATTTTGAGAAGATTCGAAAAAGAAGGCGGAGAAAACTGTTGCGTTGGTCGGCGCCAGCTTGTACCATTATTATGGTAATTGCTCTTTACCTTACCTATATATCCGCCCTTAAGTCAATCGCCTACCGCTCGTATGCTACTTCGTCTTATGAGGCGGCTGTCTCCTTTCTTGATCATTCCGTATTCGTCGATGTTTTAGAGAAATATAAGGTGTATTTCAATCAGGGAAATGCATACTTTAAGAGGAAAGAATACAATCAGGCTGAAAATTATTTTCGGAAATCACTAGAAATCGTGCCAAAGGTGCAGGAATGCAGCGTGAGGATTAATCTTGCATTGAGCATTGAGACTCAGAGTGACAGGGAAGTGGATCTTAAGCACTATGACATTGCGACGGAAAAATACGATGACATAAAAGCGGTTTTATACGACGGGCAAGAGAGCTGCAATGTGCAGTTAAATAGGCTTTTGTATTCGGATAAGCAAGCAAAACATGAAGACTATTCTAAAAATCAACGCGATTTTTATGCAATTTATCAGCGGATTCAGGAGAAATCAAATGATGTAAAAAGAAAGAAAAATGGAGACGAAACAGATAGCCATAAGAGCAACAGCTCTGAGGCAACGAAAAAAGAGCTAGAGAATATGCAAAGAAAAATAGATGAATTGGAAGAGAAAACTAAAAAAGCGCAAAAATACAAGAGCGATAGAGAGGAGATGGATAGGTTCTGGCACGATAAAACGGACACTCAGCGACCATCAAAACGATGGTGA
- a CDS encoding leucine--tRNA ligase: MDWPDKIKIAQRNWIGKSEGAEVNFLIDCKPSDSLKFTPELAEKIKAGAKTNTIRLGAKNLAAGDVAELMSRDGNVVESFGYAKITNVQKMPLKKVPNNMPGHESYHDNGEKLADFQKFYGNDVTLDSVVAVYDFEYIPPITVFTTRPDTIFGATYLVLAPEHPLARMLVDGDTQAAVNAYIDEAVKKTEIDRTNDTKGKTGVFTGSYAVNPANGEKMPIWVADYVLGGYGTGAVMGVPAHDERDFAFAEKFELPVVEVIERPEDDASTEQCYHGEGILVNSGAFDGARSEDAREQIVAWLEQEGVGCAKTTYKMRDWLISRQRYWGAPIPIVHCPIDGVVAVPEHDLPVLLPDVDDFVPRGDGKSVLAAQEDWVHTTCPKCGGPAMRETDTMDGYACSSWYLLRYTDPHDDQCAWGTKQVNYWAPVDMYVGGDHATAHLLYVRFWTHVFRDLGLTEFAEPVKRLVYHGLIQAEDGRKMSKSLGNVVDPLDVIDQGYGADALRTFELFLGPITENSSWSSRGIAGVYRFLNRLWTLVQEYDESDKSAQVNVKKLDSLTHATIKKVTDDIYRLSFNTAIAALMEYVNDLYKLKTEGFSPAWRSALETLVQLVQPFAPHMAAELWKQLGHDSQLDFVDWPDFDDAKIMQDTMTIVVQVNGKVRAKLQVATSAGEDKIKQLALSDESVKRYVVGEPKKVIYVKGKLISIVI, encoded by the coding sequence ATGGATTGGCCGGACAAAATTAAAATAGCGCAGCGAAACTGGATCGGCAAAAGCGAGGGTGCGGAGGTGAATTTCCTGATTGACTGCAAGCCGTCTGATTCGCTGAAATTTACGCCTGAGCTAGCAGAGAAAATCAAGGCTGGTGCTAAGACGAATACGATTCGCTTGGGGGCAAAAAATCTTGCAGCGGGCGATGTTGCCGAACTTATGTCGCGCGATGGTAATGTCGTAGAATCGTTTGGTTATGCGAAAATTACGAATGTTCAGAAAATGCCGCTTAAAAAGGTGCCGAACAATATGCCTGGACATGAGAGCTATCACGACAATGGTGAGAAGCTTGCTGATTTTCAGAAATTTTACGGTAATGATGTGACGCTAGATAGCGTAGTTGCGGTATACGATTTTGAATATATTCCGCCAATTACCGTTTTCACGACGCGTCCCGACACGATTTTTGGCGCAACGTATCTAGTGCTTGCGCCTGAGCATCCCCTGGCGCGAATGCTAGTGGACGGAGATACCCAGGCGGCAGTAAATGCATACATTGACGAAGCGGTGAAAAAAACTGAAATTGATCGCACGAATGACACCAAGGGGAAGACAGGCGTTTTCACTGGCAGCTACGCGGTCAATCCGGCGAATGGCGAAAAAATGCCGATCTGGGTAGCTGATTATGTGCTCGGCGGTTACGGTACGGGTGCAGTGATGGGCGTACCGGCGCATGATGAACGTGATTTTGCATTTGCAGAGAAATTTGAGCTACCGGTCGTTGAAGTCATTGAGCGTCCTGAGGACGACGCGAGTACTGAACAGTGTTATCATGGTGAGGGGATTCTCGTAAACTCTGGCGCATTTGACGGCGCACGGAGTGAAGACGCGCGCGAGCAGATTGTTGCGTGGTTGGAACAAGAAGGTGTTGGCTGCGCTAAGACAACATATAAGATGCGTGATTGGCTAATTAGCCGCCAACGTTATTGGGGTGCGCCAATTCCGATCGTTCATTGTCCGATTGACGGTGTAGTAGCTGTACCGGAGCATGATTTGCCGGTGCTACTTCCAGATGTTGACGATTTTGTACCGCGCGGCGACGGTAAATCTGTATTGGCGGCGCAGGAAGATTGGGTACATACGACTTGCCCAAAGTGCGGCGGTCCAGCAATGCGCGAAACAGATACGATGGATGGTTATGCGTGTAGCTCGTGGTACCTATTACGCTACACAGATCCACACGATGATCAATGCGCATGGGGTACGAAACAAGTTAACTACTGGGCGCCGGTCGACATGTATGTCGGTGGCGACCATGCAACGGCGCACTTGCTCTATGTTCGTTTTTGGACGCACGTCTTTCGCGATCTCGGACTGACAGAATTTGCCGAGCCGGTTAAGCGACTTGTGTATCATGGGCTAATTCAAGCTGAGGATGGGCGCAAAATGAGCAAAAGCCTCGGCAATGTTGTCGACCCGCTTGATGTTATTGATCAAGGCTATGGCGCCGATGCGCTTCGTACATTTGAGTTGTTCCTCGGGCCAATTACTGAGAACTCCAGTTGGTCGAGCCGCGGCATCGCTGGCGTGTATCGATTCTTGAATCGTTTGTGGACGCTTGTACAAGAATACGACGAAAGCGATAAATCAGCGCAAGTAAACGTAAAAAAGCTTGATAGTTTGACGCACGCAACAATTAAAAAGGTTACCGACGATATTTATCGCTTAAGCTTCAATACGGCGATTGCCGCTCTGATGGAGTATGTAAATGATCTGTACAAACTAAAAACTGAGGGCTTTTCACCTGCGTGGCGGTCGGCGCTTGAGACGCTCGTGCAGCTCGTGCAGCCTTTTGCGCCGCATATGGCTGCTGAGCTGTGGAAGCAGCTTGGGCATGATTCGCAGCTTGATTTTGTTGATTGGCCAGATTTTGACGATGCGAAAATTATGCAGGACACGATGACGATTGTCGTGCAAGTCAATGGTAAAGTACGCGCCAAATTACAGGTAGCAACCAGCGCGGGCGAAGATAAAATCAAACAGCTCGCCCTGAGCGACGAAAGTGTCAAACGCTATGTTGTGGGCGAGCCGAAGAAAGTGATTTATGTGAAAGGTAAGCTAATTAGTATAGTAATTTAG
- a CDS encoding ABC transporter ATP-binding protein — MNQPIISAKHIKKSYGQTHALRGVSLDVLPGEVLAIMGPSGSGKSTLLHSLAAIISVDSGEIMLDRKRIDKLSDDKRSKLRRTCFGFVFQFGQLVPELTVHDNVALPLLLNGVDRKEAYRRANTWIDKVGLNGKEESLPGELSGGQAQRAAIARAMVIEPKVLFADEPTGSLDSLNSEKVMELFIKTAKDNGTTVIMVTHEPTIAAYADREIIVRDGQIAGGRK; from the coding sequence ATGAATCAACCAATAATTAGCGCTAAACACATCAAAAAGTCGTATGGGCAAACCCATGCATTGCGCGGCGTATCGCTTGACGTGCTTCCAGGCGAAGTGCTGGCAATTATGGGTCCAAGCGGCTCTGGCAAGTCGACGTTACTTCATAGCTTGGCGGCAATCATCAGTGTGGATAGCGGTGAAATTATGCTTGATAGAAAACGCATTGATAAACTAAGTGACGATAAGCGCTCTAAATTGCGCCGTACGTGCTTTGGGTTTGTATTTCAATTCGGACAGCTTGTGCCGGAACTGACAGTTCATGATAACGTGGCGTTGCCGCTGTTGCTGAACGGCGTTGACCGTAAAGAGGCGTATCGGCGTGCTAATACGTGGATTGATAAGGTTGGATTGAATGGTAAAGAGGAGAGTTTGCCGGGCGAATTGTCGGGCGGGCAAGCGCAACGGGCGGCGATTGCGCGGGCGATGGTGATTGAGCCGAAAGTATTGTTTGCTGATGAGCCAACTGGTTCGCTTGATTCGCTCAATTCCGAGAAGGTGATGGAGTTGTTTATCAAAACCGCGAAAGATAATGGCACGACGGTCATTATGGTGACGCATGAGCCGACGATTGCCGCCTATGCCGATCGCGAGATTATTGTTCGCGACGGGCAAATTGCTGGAGGGCGAAAATGA
- a CDS encoding DUF58 domain-containing protein, translating to MDFDDLREYVIGDDTKDIDWKATARSGNTLIRRYIAIRKHNILLIVDTGKNMAAVSESGDIKRDVSIMVAGAISSIAVNHGDLVGMLSGDTESNSLFHFKGESSHIEQILQHIQKATRLDSPRGKIANQLDYAARNLRRKMITVVISDDSHIDEECQRGIRNLRAQHEILWVTIGDASGLKSHIDFFDIDNDLPLLRVPRLAKAIRASFEEANKVTIDNRMKFFNRMGIVEQRITGESEVMHDLYRLLERSRYARIR from the coding sequence ATGGATTTTGATGACTTGCGAGAATATGTCATTGGCGATGACACTAAAGATATTGACTGGAAAGCAACGGCGCGTAGCGGCAATACTCTCATCCGTCGGTATATTGCTATTCGAAAGCACAATATTCTATTGATTGTTGACACTGGTAAAAATATGGCAGCAGTGAGCGAATCAGGAGATATTAAGCGCGATGTGTCTATAATGGTTGCTGGAGCTATTAGCTCCATTGCTGTAAACCATGGTGACTTAGTTGGTATGTTGTCTGGGGACACGGAATCGAATAGCTTATTTCATTTTAAAGGCGAAAGTTCGCATATTGAGCAAATTCTGCAACATATTCAAAAAGCAACACGCTTAGATTCTCCGCGAGGAAAAATTGCTAATCAGCTAGATTATGCTGCGCGAAATTTGCGCAGGAAAATGATTACTGTTGTTATTAGTGACGATAGCCATATTGATGAGGAGTGTCAAAGGGGAATTCGTAACCTACGAGCACAGCATGAGATATTATGGGTTACGATTGGCGATGCTTCTGGACTCAAATCACATATAGATTTTTTTGATATAGACAATGATCTTCCGTTGTTGAGAGTGCCTAGGTTGGCGAAAGCTATTAGGGCGTCTTTTGAAGAAGCAAACAAAGTCACTATTGATAACCGTATGAAATTTTTTAATAGGATGGGTATCGTTGAGCAGCGGATAACTGGCGAAAGCGAAGTCATGCACGATCTTTATCGGCTACTGGAGAGGAGTCGCTATGCCAGAATACGCTGA
- a CDS encoding MoxR family ATPase, producing MDNNNATIQQNQEIQNEDLARASNAIGLISQAFSEKVVGQERLRAILIISLITGGNILLESVPGLAKTTAVKALASSVGGTFKRIQCTPDLLPSDIVGTQIYDGSRGEFRTELGPIHANFVLLDEINRSSAKTQSALLEAMQEKQVSIGGVKYNLPNPFMVLATQNPIEQEGTYELPEAQLDRFLFKEILSYPSSKEEVAILKRIESGILDEGQDQETEPRVSADEIVYLQGLAKKVYIDDAVKDYIVQIVSATRDPKSVIAPDLAKYVQYGASPRASIALQQASKVLALMNGRGYVIPEDIKQLGFSVLRHRIILNFEAVADQVHSEVIINAILNTVTTP from the coding sequence ATGGACAACAATAATGCTACTATTCAGCAAAATCAAGAGATTCAAAATGAAGATCTGGCTAGAGCTAGCAATGCTATAGGTTTGATATCGCAAGCCTTTTCTGAGAAAGTGGTTGGACAGGAAAGGCTGCGGGCGATATTAATCATTAGCCTTATCACCGGGGGAAATATTTTGCTTGAGAGCGTGCCCGGTCTAGCAAAGACGACTGCAGTAAAAGCACTCGCATCCAGCGTTGGCGGAACGTTTAAACGCATCCAATGTACGCCGGACCTCCTGCCGAGTGATATTGTCGGTACTCAGATATACGATGGGTCTAGAGGTGAGTTTCGAACTGAGCTTGGTCCAATTCACGCAAATTTTGTACTGCTTGATGAGATTAATCGTTCTAGCGCAAAAACGCAAAGTGCCCTTTTGGAGGCAATGCAAGAGAAGCAGGTTAGCATTGGTGGAGTAAAATATAACCTGCCAAATCCTTTTATGGTGCTTGCGACGCAAAATCCTATTGAGCAGGAGGGTACGTATGAATTACCCGAAGCACAGCTTGATCGCTTTCTATTTAAGGAAATATTGTCGTATCCATCGTCTAAGGAAGAGGTGGCAATACTTAAGAGAATTGAGTCTGGGATATTAGATGAGGGTCAGGATCAAGAAACTGAACCGCGAGTTTCTGCAGATGAAATTGTATATTTACAAGGGCTAGCAAAGAAAGTCTACATAGACGATGCGGTAAAAGACTATATTGTTCAAATTGTGTCCGCCACGAGGGATCCCAAATCTGTAATTGCGCCGGATCTTGCTAAATATGTGCAATATGGTGCAAGTCCACGTGCAAGCATCGCTCTTCAGCAGGCATCAAAAGTCCTCGCACTAATGAACGGTCGAGGTTATGTCATACCGGAAGACATTAAGCAGCTTGGCTTTAGCGTATTGCGACATAGAATCATCCTTAATTTTGAAGCTGTTGCCGATCAAGTTCATTCCGAAGTTATTATTAATGCGATACTCAATACAGTAACAACGCCATAG
- a CDS encoding PadR family transcriptional regulator, translating to MNAQYVLLGFLTEESNYGYELKKKYDGYFGKDKPILAGQVYSTLARLKRDNKVEEIADTSESGGPDRVRYAITEQGEKDLQSWLESPEAPSPQLQATMYVKTVLAILKDGDAAPYLDNQRKAHVQRMRELTNRRRDSSLSDMLLIDYALYHLEADLRWIELTISRLMKLKEEILHESTNN from the coding sequence ATGAATGCACAGTATGTATTGCTCGGATTTTTGACGGAAGAGTCAAATTACGGGTATGAGCTAAAGAAGAAGTACGATGGGTATTTCGGTAAGGACAAGCCAATTTTGGCGGGTCAAGTTTATTCGACGCTCGCGCGGTTGAAGCGCGATAATAAGGTAGAAGAAATCGCCGACACGAGCGAATCGGGCGGTCCGGACAGGGTTCGCTACGCTATCACCGAGCAAGGTGAAAAGGACTTACAATCCTGGCTAGAATCACCTGAAGCGCCATCTCCGCAGTTGCAAGCGACGATGTATGTCAAAACAGTATTAGCAATCTTGAAAGACGGCGATGCTGCGCCATACCTCGACAACCAGCGGAAAGCGCATGTTCAGCGAATGCGCGAGCTGACAAACCGGCGCCGCGACAGTAGTTTATCAGACATGCTATTGATTGATTATGCGCTATATCATTTAGAAGCAGACCTGCGCTGGATCGAGTTGACGATTTCGCGCTTAATGAAATTAAAGGAGGAAATATTACATGAATCAACCAATAATTAG
- a CDS encoding VWA domain-containing protein, with translation MTLQPVMPLWTIAAVLTPIAGLLIYLIIAYRHDRRKWAWLRRLFLVALTAISALGVSVPGKTYATGNSLLDVYFLFDQSYSAKALDYDGGKERLEGMRHDVKAIASSLVGADFNLILFDSIVSAPLPKTSDISALETVLNTTAIRQTESAISAPVQLTEQMLRRDYEKKPHRGRIVFYFGDGEQTADKPVESFERLKPFISGGAILGYGTESGGKMHDKYWGTKLQIREFIPDNTAKDSFPLPDAISKINETNLRNIGKQAGLQYFHRTKPDEISDIIKKIEITKVIERSTDSDYYDNLTWLIAPFMIILSAIDGWVFYTSDVNAKKLRKVSDEESAI, from the coding sequence ATGACGCTGCAGCCAGTTATGCCTCTTTGGACTATTGCGGCAGTCCTTACGCCAATAGCTGGATTGCTTATATATTTGATAATAGCTTATCGCCATGATCGTAGAAAATGGGCATGGCTGAGGAGGCTTTTCTTAGTTGCATTGACGGCTATAAGTGCGCTTGGTGTATCTGTGCCTGGTAAAACATATGCTACAGGAAATTCTTTACTAGATGTATATTTTTTATTTGATCAATCGTACAGTGCAAAAGCTCTTGACTATGACGGTGGCAAAGAGCGTCTTGAAGGCATGCGCCATGACGTGAAGGCTATTGCCAGCTCGTTAGTTGGTGCAGACTTTAATTTGATACTATTTGACAGTATCGTTTCAGCTCCGTTGCCGAAGACATCTGATATATCCGCGCTAGAAACGGTATTAAATACGACAGCGATTCGTCAAACCGAAAGTGCCATTAGTGCTCCAGTGCAGTTGACGGAGCAAATGCTGCGGCGAGACTATGAGAAAAAGCCGCATAGAGGAAGGATTGTTTTCTATTTTGGCGATGGCGAGCAGACGGCAGATAAGCCGGTTGAATCATTTGAACGGCTTAAACCATTTATCAGCGGAGGCGCCATATTGGGATACGGCACAGAGAGCGGTGGTAAAATGCATGATAAGTATTGGGGTACAAAACTCCAAATAAGAGAATTTATACCCGACAATACGGCAAAAGACTCCTTCCCGCTGCCTGATGCAATTTCAAAAATTAATGAGACTAACCTGAGAAATATTGGAAAGCAGGCAGGATTGCAGTATTTTCATCGCACAAAGCCGGATGAAATAAGTGATATAATAAAAAAAATTGAAATAACGAAGGTAATTGAACGGAGTACGGATTCTGATTATTACGACAACCTGACATGGCTTATTGCGCCGTTCATGATTATCTTGAGTGCTATTGATGGTTGGGTATTTTATACATCAGACGTGAATGCTAAGAAGCTTCGAAAGGTAAGTGATGAAGAATCGGCCATTTGA